The Halotia branconii CENA392 region TTGGAAGTCTCAGCGATCGGGTTTTACATAGTCAAAGAATAAGTACTCATGCATAATTAATTGTATATTGTCATTACAAGTGCAGCGAAGCGAAACGAAGTAATCGCAAGCGTTTAGGATTGCTTCACTTCGTTCGCAATGACCCAAATAATTTTGCATACCCACTTAATCGCAAATTACGTTCATAAATACTCATGCAGCAAAACTGCACTTTAATACTGGAGGAAACTTATGACTGACAAGCGGAAAGATTTGGGTGAACAGGATGTGCAGCTCACCGATGTCGCAGGTGACTTGGTAGAGAATGTGTCCGACTCCATCTCGCACAAGCTTCATCCTATGATCGAGCAGTATGCTCAACTGTTTAAGACGGGTGCCCGTACGCCAGTCTTGAAGCGTCCTAGCGACATTGGACTCGATTATGAAGATGTCTTTTTCCCGTCACTTGACGGCATTCCCCTAGAGGCTTGGTTCATTCCCGCTAATTCCGACAAGCTGCTGATCGTGAACCACCCGATGACCTGCAATCGCTACGGTTTTCCAGGGCATTTGCCGCCTTGGAACACGATGTTCGGCGGCTTTGAGGTGAATTTCCTACCAGAGTTGAAGCACCTGCACGACGCTGGCTACAACATCCTAACCTACGACCTTCGTAACTGCGGTCTGAGTGGCGAAGCAAACGGCGGAATTAGCGGTCTGGGGCTGCTGGAGTGCCGCGATGTCGTCGGCTCTATCCGTTACGCGAAGCAGCGAAAGGACTTAGCGGCGATGACGACTGGACTCTATAGCCGATGTATGGGAGGAAACTCAACCATTATCGCGATGGCGAAATGGCAAGAAGAGTTCACGCACATCCAGGCTTTGGTCTTGCTCAACGTCGTGTCCGGCAAAACCTTTATCGAGCGTGGTGCCGAGAATTTGCATCTCGATCCACAGAAGGAAGCCGCCAAACTGGACGAACGCCTCCGCGAACTAACGGGCTTTCGCCTCAATGAAGAAACCCCGTTGCCCTACGCGAAGTATGTCAAAGTACCCACGCTGATGGCACAACTTCGCCGAGATTTCCTTGTCCATGCGGAAAGCGATGGGCAAGCCATCTTTGATGCCTTGGGAGCGCAGGATAAGGAACTGCTTTGGATCGAGGAATCGAACCAGCGTTTTTACGCTTACAACCACTTCGGTCAGCATCCTGAGCGCTTGATTGGCTGGTTCGACCAGCACATGGGCAAAGCAACGAAAACGCATCCAGGGTAAGCGATGACAGCAATGGACTCTCCGACAAAGTCATAGTACGTCCTTAAAGAATCTGGCTCACCAATCCTGAAGAGAAGTATAGGCATGAATACTAGTCGTTTGGAAGCATTTAGCGACGGTGTTTTTGCAATCGCCATCACCCTGCTGGTACTCGAAATCAAAGTGCCACCCCCCGATACAGTGCTTGGGGCAGAACTCCTCCAACTCTGGCCGTCCTACCTTGCCTACGTAGTAAGCTTTCTGGTAATCGGCGCTATCTGGATCAACCATCACGCCATGTTTCACCACATCGTCCGGGTGGATGGAACGCTGTTACTGCTGAATGTCCTCCACCTGATGCTGATCGCATTCCTGCCGTTCCCAACCGCCGTGCTGGCTGAAGCGTTTCACCGGGGAACGGACGAACCGATTGCCGCTGCCTTCTACAGTAGCATCTTGACCGTGATTGGTATCTTCGTTAACGCCATGTGGCGGTACGCGGCTCACGAGTATCGGCTGATCGATCCTCACCTCGCAGCAAAAAAAGTACGAAAGCTCAGACGGCAGTTTCTTTTCGGGCCAATCGCTTATGCGATCGCCACCGTAGTCGCGTTGGTTCTGCCCTGGCTGGCGGTGCTGCTGTTCATCCTCCTCAACCTTTTCTATCTCTGGCCTCGCTGGGGCTACAGGAGTACCCCGTCTCCTATCGACGATTCTACGACGAGCAGCGATACTCCTGCGGAGTCGCTGCGCGATCGCAGTGAAGGCGACTGAACAACCGCGGGATCGACGAACAATCTCAGTTCCACATCAATAAAGAAAAACAATGCAAAAACGCAAACTTGGTAATAGCAATTTAGAAGTCTCAGCGTTCGGGCTGTATGGGAATGAGTTTTTTTTATGGCCTACCCAAGAACATCCAGGAGATGACTGCTCTGCTTAGGACTGCCGTTGATCGCGGCATCACATTCTTTGACACTGCCGAGGTCTACGGCCCGTTCCTAAACGAAGAGTTGGTGGGCGAAGCTCTCGCTCCCTTCCGTGGGCAAGTGGTCATCGCTACCAAATTCGGGTTCAACATTAGTCCTAATTCCGAACTGACTGCTTATCAGGACTTACGCAGAAATAACGTAACTCCGTCATTACGAGCGATAGCGAAGTAATCTACCCTAACGCTGGGATTGCTTCCCTACACTCCGTTCCGGTCGCAATGACAATATCGGCGTTGCGTAAGTCCTACTTATGAAGAAAAAAGTACAACTTGGAGGGAAACGATGCAAACGGTTGTATTGAATAACGATCAAAGGAGATAGAAATGAAACTGCTTGCGACAACAATCGTGTCACCTTTTCTGCTTGCTTCGGGTTTCTCTGCTGTGGAACAAGCACAAGCCCCATCGAAAAATAACGCACAAATAGTAGAGGTTAGGCGAAACGGTTCGCAGCCTTCCACTAAGGGGCCTGCTAAAAACTTCACGGGTTCCGTCCGTATCGACCCCCTATTCTCAGCACGCGAGCCGTCACGCACGTCTGGCGGTAGTGTCACGTTTGAACCAGGTGCGCGTACAGCGTGGCATACCCATCCATTAGGGCAAACTCTGATTGTGACGGCTGGATCTGGATATGTCCAGCAATGGGGCAGACCAATTCAAGAAATCACATCCGGTGATGTGGTGCAAATTCCGCCGGGAGTGAAACACTGGCACGGGGCTACGCCAACCACGGCGATGACTCACATTGCTATTCAAGAACAGCTCGACGGCAAGAACGTGGACTGGATGGAAAAGGTCAGTGATGAACAATATCGCAAGTGATCTCCGTGTCCGAAATTTTTGGGAGTCGAGATGCACGTCCTTGGCTTTATTACCCGGCAATAAATTTCTGAAAGCAAGGCAGACAAAGGGAATCAAGGACGCAACGGGCAGGGAAGCAAGCCCACTTCCTACCGATAAAAGTCGTATTGAACTTGGAACAGAAATTCAGACGCGCCTAGCAGGAAGTCCGGTTTATGGAGAAATTTATACTTTTGCTCCTGCCATCGATCAGTTTTTGAAAAGTCACCTGTTCGCAGACATCTTCGGGCGCGACAACCTGGACTACCAAAGTAGGGAGATTGCGACCATTGCAGCTCTTGCCAGCATGAAAGGTGTTAACTCTCAACTGCAAGCACATTTTAGAATCGGCATGAATACCGGACTGAGTGAGGCACAAATGAATAGCCTTATATCCGTTCTCAAGTCCAAAGTCGGCAAGCCTGAAGCCGATAATGCTGCTGAAGTATTGAATCAGGTTTTAAGCAATAAGTCTCAATAAAAACTTCAAACTGAAGGAGAAAAGCAGTGCCTCATATCAGCGTTAAGCTCTACCCTGGCCGATCAGAACAGCAGAAGGTTCAGCTTGCCGAGCAAATCGTCAAAGATGTTGTTTCCATTCTGGAATGCGGCGAAGAATCGGTTTCGGTAGCGATTGAAGAAATCAAACCTGGGGATTGGGCAGAGCAGGTTTATAAACCAGATATTCTGAATCACTCAAAGAAACTCTACAAGCAGCCAGGCTATAACCCATTCCAATAGCAACGAAACAAGGAAAACAATTCTGCAAAAAGGAGAAATAAGATGATTAAGGACAAAGTTGTGATTATTACCGGCGCATCTTCAGGAATTGGTGAAGCAACTGCGAAATTGCTTGCCAGCAAAGGCGCTAAAGTCGTATTGGGCGCGCGCCGTGAGCAACAATTAAAACAACTGGTTGATGCAATTAATAGCGGTGGCGGACAAGCAGTTTATCAAGTGATGGATGTGACTAATCCAGCTGATAACGCTGCGATCGCCAAGCTTGCCAAGGAAACATTTGGAGGCGTTGATGTGATTTTCTTGAACGCTGGCATCATGCCCACTTCTCCACTGTCTGCATTGAAAACTGATGAATGGAATCAAACAGTTGATGTCAATATCAAGGGTGTCTTAAATGGTGTCGCTGCTGTGTTGCCAACGTTTGTTAGCCAAAAGTCTGGGCATATTATCACAACTTCATCGGTTGCTGGATTAAAAGCTTATCCAGGTGCTGCGATTTATGGTGGTACGAAATGGTTTGTACGTAATTTCATGGAAGTTATACGTATAGAGTCTGCTCAAGAAGGAACTAACATTCGGACTGCGACCATTTATCCTGCTGCAATTAACACCCAGTTGTTAGATCAGATTACTGACCCAAATTCTGCTAAAGCAATGACAAAGTTGTATGAGCAACATAGCATCTCACCAGATCGAGTAGCCAATGTTGTGGCGTTTGCGATTGACCAGCCAGAAGACACCAACGTGAACGAATTTACGATTGGCCCAACCACGCAGCCTTGGTAAGGATGGTGGCTGATTGCACGCACTAATGTCATACCAGCAAGCGGTTAATCAAAATGAAATTACTCACAGCAACAATTTTGTGATTTGCTCTAATGCTGAGTCTGGGGCTTCATCTAGCGATCGCAGCCGTGACAATCGAGCTTGTTCAAAAGCCGAATGAATAATCATTTCAGCCAAAATTGTCTGCTGTACAATGATAAATTAGCGTCAAAACATCGCGCTTCTGCCCGATCTGATGTGTAGGTTATACAGATCATTAAGTCTTCTCGCTAATTCTGGGAATTTATCGCGTTATTATCCTTTATCTTGGTTACTCTTTATGAACCAACCTTTATCTAATAAAGTTGCCCTCGTTACCGGTGGCTCCCGTGGCATCGGAGCGGCGATTTGCCAAAAGCTGGCAGCCCACGGTGCCCATGTGGTAGTGAACTATGCCAGCAGTGCCGATGCCGCCAATCATCTGGTGGAGCAGATTCAGGCTGATGGCGGTAAGGCGATCGCCATCAAAGCCGACATGAGTGACCCAGCCCAGGTGATAAACCTGTTTGACGAAGCCGAAAAGGGTTTGGGCAAGGTCTCGATTCTGGTTAATAATGCGGGTGCGGCCATCCCCGGCAGCCTGGCCGAGATTACGGACGAGGCATTCGACAAGCAAATGAACCTCAATGTGCGAGGGGTGTTCGTTGCCAGTCGGGAAGCGGCTCGACGCATGGAGTCGGGCGGACGCATCATCAATATTGGCAGTTCTTTGGGCGAAGCGGTGCCTATGCCAGGGCTTTCTATCTACTGCGCCACTAAGTTCACCATAGCAGGTCTGACACGGGGCTGGGCGCGAGATCTGGGGCCACAGAATATCACCGTTAATTGTGTGGAACCCGGCCCAATTGATACCGATGCCAACCCCGCTGATAGCCCACAGGCTGACTATCAAAAGTCTGTCACGGCTTTGGGACGTTATGGCAAACCGGAAGAAGTGGCAGCACTGGTAGCGTTTGTAGCTTCACCCGAAGCCAGCAACATCACTGGAGCGACTCTACGGGTAGACGGCGGTTGGGGGGCATAGAGGAATTTTTGAGA contains the following coding sequences:
- a CDS encoding alpha/beta hydrolase, giving the protein MTDKRKDLGEQDVQLTDVAGDLVENVSDSISHKLHPMIEQYAQLFKTGARTPVLKRPSDIGLDYEDVFFPSLDGIPLEAWFIPANSDKLLIVNHPMTCNRYGFPGHLPPWNTMFGGFEVNFLPELKHLHDAGYNILTYDLRNCGLSGEANGGISGLGLLECRDVVGSIRYAKQRKDLAAMTTGLYSRCMGGNSTIIAMAKWQEEFTHIQALVLLNVVSGKTFIERGAENLHLDPQKEAAKLDERLRELTGFRLNEETPLPYAKYVKVPTLMAQLRRDFLVHAESDGQAIFDALGAQDKELLWIEESNQRFYAYNHFGQHPERLIGWFDQHMGKATKTHPG
- a CDS encoding TMEM175 family protein; the protein is MNTSRLEAFSDGVFAIAITLLVLEIKVPPPDTVLGAELLQLWPSYLAYVVSFLVIGAIWINHHAMFHHIVRVDGTLLLLNVLHLMLIAFLPFPTAVLAEAFHRGTDEPIAAAFYSSILTVIGIFVNAMWRYAAHEYRLIDPHLAAKKVRKLRRQFLFGPIAYAIATVVALVLPWLAVLLFILLNLFYLWPRWGYRSTPSPIDDSTTSSDTPAESLRDRSEGD
- a CDS encoding aldo/keto reductase, with translation MTALLRTAVDRGITFFDTAEVYGPFLNEELVGEALAPFRGQVVIATKFGFNISPNSELTAYQDLRRNNVTPSLRAIAK
- a CDS encoding (R)-mandelonitrile lyase, which codes for MKLLATTIVSPFLLASGFSAVEQAQAPSKNNAQIVEVRRNGSQPSTKGPAKNFTGSVRIDPLFSAREPSRTSGGSVTFEPGARTAWHTHPLGQTLIVTAGSGYVQQWGRPIQEITSGDVVQIPPGVKHWHGATPTTAMTHIAIQEQLDGKNVDWMEKVSDEQYRK
- a CDS encoding carboxymuconolactone decarboxylase family protein; the encoded protein is MALLPGNKFLKARQTKGIKDATGREASPLPTDKSRIELGTEIQTRLAGSPVYGEIYTFAPAIDQFLKSHLFADIFGRDNLDYQSREIATIAALASMKGVNSQLQAHFRIGMNTGLSEAQMNSLISVLKSKVGKPEADNAAEVLNQVLSNKSQ
- a CDS encoding tautomerase family protein; the encoded protein is MPHISVKLYPGRSEQQKVQLAEQIVKDVVSILECGEESVSVAIEEIKPGDWAEQVYKPDILNHSKKLYKQPGYNPFQ
- a CDS encoding SDR family oxidoreductase, translated to MIKDKVVIITGASSGIGEATAKLLASKGAKVVLGARREQQLKQLVDAINSGGGQAVYQVMDVTNPADNAAIAKLAKETFGGVDVIFLNAGIMPTSPLSALKTDEWNQTVDVNIKGVLNGVAAVLPTFVSQKSGHIITTSSVAGLKAYPGAAIYGGTKWFVRNFMEVIRIESAQEGTNIRTATIYPAAINTQLLDQITDPNSAKAMTKLYEQHSISPDRVANVVAFAIDQPEDTNVNEFTIGPTTQPW
- a CDS encoding SDR family NAD(P)-dependent oxidoreductase, producing MNQPLSNKVALVTGGSRGIGAAICQKLAAHGAHVVVNYASSADAANHLVEQIQADGGKAIAIKADMSDPAQVINLFDEAEKGLGKVSILVNNAGAAIPGSLAEITDEAFDKQMNLNVRGVFVASREAARRMESGGRIINIGSSLGEAVPMPGLSIYCATKFTIAGLTRGWARDLGPQNITVNCVEPGPIDTDANPADSPQADYQKSVTALGRYGKPEEVAALVAFVASPEASNITGATLRVDGGWGA